The region AGGTAGAAAGCTATGTATTACCGAAGAAAACCCCTGGGACTTACTCCTTGTGTTGTTCAGGAGGCAGCAGGAGGCGCATCCATACTTTTGTGCATGATGGTGATGCCGTTTTTGCCGACCAGTTTGGTGTACACGCGCCAGCCGAGCTCATAGTAAAAGCTTACCCTGTCGGTAGCCACCAGGTATAAATCTGCAAAGCCTGCCTGCCGGGCATGCTGCTCCAGTGCCTGCACCAGTTGCTTACCCACGCCCTGCCCCCGGTACTCAGGCAGCACGTAGAGCGCGCCCAGCCACGGCTTCAGGTCGGGCAGCGCGTCCACGCCGTCGTTCTCGATCAGTAGCACGGAGCCCACTGGCTTTTCG is a window of Pontibacter kalidii DNA encoding:
- a CDS encoding GNAT family N-acetyltransferase encodes the protein MFVIKYLYEAPQHFDTVADWIYRQWWQKPGNTAEVVKAPLREHLQAQPFPAAFVALDGEKPVGSVLLIENDGVDALPDLKPWLGALYVLPEYRGQGVGKQLVQALEQHARQAGFADLYLVATDRVSFYYELGWRVYTKLVGKNGITIMHKSMDAPPAAS